The following coding sequences are from one Lolium rigidum isolate FL_2022 chromosome 6, APGP_CSIRO_Lrig_0.1, whole genome shotgun sequence window:
- the LOC124666799 gene encoding uncharacterized protein LOC124666799, producing MSHNITEDDIEDVPRSDANSPILTEYHITVPALHDGLMQKEDHHERRLLDFLKATPSVQWLKEINLCAPLGSFKLPSIGIHRYLHVHFVRRIEWSTLFTICKNLLKHPLNIALLIWLLCVAAAGAMLGLLLLGLLNEAFPSKALRDHWIEIDNQILNALFTLMSIYQHPSFIHHLVLLCRWRPEDVADLRKVYCKNGTQRPNERAHISFVVALLHITCISQYVDCSLYWGFPSRSRSEFADNFFFILGVTAPVVAGVYTVYSPLGRDVDDAASCEETKHPYTTEVESAEAITVVGNPMWAGELIDCSEDPTACYLSFLCTFCVFGWNMERLGLGNMYVHTVMFLLLCVAPFWVFNITALNIHDYVLSDAFGAAGIVLCFFGLLYGGFWRIQMRKKLGLPRSRWCCGSASLTDYVQWLFCWPCALAQEVRTANLYNVEDGSFYGKLVDGGDPESGPASMVAPEVPVSFGVREGNHVVVKLAMEGEMIQPVQPVVESGRQRQAGDEEIVANGSSQLKS from the coding sequence ATGAGTCACAATATTACCGAGGATGATATAGAAGACGTACCACGTTCAGATGCAAATTCACCAATTTTGACTGAATATCACATCACGGTTCCTGCTCTACATGACGGACTAATGCAAAAGGAAGATCATCATGAAAGACGGCTTCTGGATTTCCTCAAAGCAACTCCTTCTGTGCAATGGCTAAAGGAAATAAACCTTTGTGCACCACTGGGAAGTTTTAAGCTACCATCGATCGGCATCCACCGCTATCTCCATGTCCACTTCGTCAGAAGAATCGAGTGGAGCACACTCTTCACCATTTGCAAGAACCTTCTCAAGCATCCTCTGAACATTGCTCTTCTCATCTGGCTGCTCTGTGTTGCCGCTGCTGGTGCCATGTTAGGACTGCTCCTGCTAGGATTGTTGAACGAGGCATTTCCTTCCAAGGCCTTGAGAGACCACTGGATAGAGATCGACAACCAAATCCTCAACGCCCTTTTCACTCTCATGAGCATATACCAGCATCCCAGCTTCATCCACCACCTTGTTCTCCTCTGCCGGTGGAGGCCAGAGGACGTCGCCGACCTTAGAAAGGTTTACTGCAAGAATGGCACCCAGCGGCCTAATGAGCGAGCACACATATCCTTCGTGGTGGCCCTCCTCCACATCACTTGCATCTCTCAGTACGTTGACTGTAGCCTGTACTGGGGCTTCCCCAGCAGATCACGTTCCGAGTTCGCCGAtaacttcttcttcatcctcggaGTCACTGCGCCTGTTGTTGCGGGAGTGTACACCGTATACAGCCCTCTAGGCAGAGACGTCGATGATGCTGCCTCCTGTGAAGAAACCAAGCATCCTTACACAACAGAAGTCGAATCGGCCGAAGCAATAACAGTGGTCGGCAACCCGATGTGGGCAGGGGAGCTGATCGACTGCAGCGAGGATCCCACGGCGTGCTACCTATCGTTCCTGTGCACATTCTGCGTGTTCGGCTGGAACATGGAGCGGCTCGGGTTGGGCAACATGTACGTGCACACCGTCATGTTCCTGCTACTGTGCGTCGCGCCGTTCTGGGTGTTCAACATCACGGCACTCAACATTCACGACTACGTGCTCAGCGACGCCTTCGGTGCTGCAGGGATCGTCCTGTGCTTCTTTGGGCTTCTGTACGGGGGTTTCTGGAGGATCCAGATGAGGAAGAAGCTCGGGCTGCCCAGAAGCAGGTGGTGCTGCGGCTCAGCGTCACTGACGGACTACGTGCAGTGGCTGTTCTGCTGGCCATGCGCGCTTGCGCAGGAGGTCCGCACGGCGAACCTGTACAACGTGGAGGATGGTAGTTTCTACGGGAAACTGGTGGACGGTGGTGATCCAGAGAGTGGACCGGCATCGATGGTTGCGCCAGAAGTGCCGGTCTCGTTTGGAGTGCGAGAGGGGAACCACGTTGTTGTCAAACTGGCGATGGAAGGCGAAATGATACAACCCGTCCAACCGGTGGTAGAGTCTGGACGGCAGAGGCAAGCTGGTGATGAAGAAATTGTGGCAAATGGTAGCAGCCAGCTAAAAAGTTGA